In Allocoprobacillus halotolerans, a genomic segment contains:
- a CDS encoding AAA family ATPase: protein MILDELKQYRPYSISPGYHSDQILYGQKESLELIEGTTYPYEYETAKAIQSIVHSVDNEDDVYLFIHEQSLLFQMIHANQKEAYLEYSLHDQRFIIATTQQQNDSLYRLLFIAINYIYNHYQIESFEDIYTNWRQLKMSNHHQGNNWDANEYKYVLHIAQSLIQLLKDILQQHDCFLSLHYDSVEELMQHLHITFNTQSLTPTYLFQNDPQQLLLDLQSKQQIYQSLSSSSYTILDICPLYSKQERQKLPLFLQESIKSNEQLYMQNREYLDQNDFDLIKSFQRGKTWSCLYYGPSGTGKTTKLLCIAGALGLPSLKMVGSRSIDESTLFGKYVLRNGETVFEYGPLSLMMKYGGMFIFDEINMVDSDIISSLNDVLDGTKQKILDNGEIIHAHPFFRFGESMNIGYTGTNEMNLSHKSRIQNKIKISQLPIDKMAQIIIKETGIEAIIARKMATLLDAFHNVIINEGNETTQRIDLRTLLNWANKTVDLDGDVIRASLVTIISELAEEDDEILNLEDARQILATNGPASSVMSLIVHEFMQQKDEI from the coding sequence ATGATACTCGATGAACTTAAACAATATAGACCTTACTCTATTTCCCCAGGATACCATAGTGACCAAATTCTTTACGGTCAAAAAGAATCTCTTGAACTTATTGAAGGAACAACTTATCCATATGAATATGAAACAGCAAAAGCCATTCAAAGCATTGTCCATAGCGTTGACAATGAAGATGATGTTTATCTCTTTATTCATGAACAGTCTTTATTGTTTCAAATGATTCACGCAAACCAAAAGGAAGCCTATCTTGAATACTCTTTACATGACCAACGTTTTATTATAGCCACAACTCAACAACAAAACGATAGTCTCTATCGTTTACTTTTCATTGCGATTAACTATATTTATAACCATTATCAAATTGAATCCTTTGAAGACATTTATACAAACTGGCGACAACTCAAAATGTCAAACCATCATCAGGGTAATAATTGGGATGCCAATGAATATAAATATGTTTTACATATCGCTCAAAGCCTTATTCAATTATTAAAAGATATTCTCCAACAACACGATTGTTTTCTATCTTTACATTATGATTCCGTAGAAGAACTCATGCAACATCTCCATATTACCTTTAATACCCAATCATTAACACCAACTTATTTATTTCAAAATGATCCTCAACAACTTTTATTAGACTTACAATCAAAACAACAAATTTATCAATCTTTATCTTCTTCATCTTATACAATTTTAGATATATGTCCTCTTTATTCCAAACAAGAAAGACAAAAACTCCCTTTATTTCTTCAAGAATCTATAAAAAGCAACGAACAACTCTATATGCAAAATCGTGAATATTTAGATCAAAATGATTTTGATTTAATCAAATCTTTTCAAAGAGGAAAAACATGGTCATGTTTATACTATGGGCCTTCTGGTACTGGAAAAACAACCAAACTGCTTTGTATTGCTGGAGCGTTGGGTTTACCATCTTTAAAAATGGTTGGAAGTCGTTCGATTGATGAATCCACTTTATTTGGTAAATATGTTTTAAGAAATGGTGAAACTGTTTTTGAATATGGTCCATTAAGTTTAATGATGAAGTATGGAGGAATGTTTATCTTTGATGAAATTAATATGGTGGATAGTGATATTATTTCATCATTGAATGATGTTTTAGATGGTACAAAACAGAAAATCTTAGATAATGGTGAAATCATTCATGCACATCCTTTCTTTAGATTTGGGGAAAGTATGAATATTGGCTATACTGGAACAAATGAAATGAACCTCTCTCATAAATCACGCATTCAAAATAAAATAAAAATCAGTCAATTACCAATTGATAAAATGGCTCAAATTATTATCAAAGAAACAGGAATTGAAGCTATTATTGCAAGAAAGATGGCAACATTACTCGATGCTTTCCATAATGTGATTATCAATGAAGGAAACGAAACAACGCAAAGAATTGATTTAAGAACTTTATTAAACTGGGCAAATAAAACTGTTGATTTAGATGGTGATGTGATTCGTGCCAGCCTTGTCACAATCATTTCAGAATTAGCTGAAGAAGATGATGAAATACTAAATTTAGAAGATGCTCGTCAAATTCTTGCGACAAATGGTCCTGCTTCATCAGTTATGTCTTTAATTGTTCATGAATTTATGCAACAGAAAGATGAAATATGA
- a CDS encoding aminotransferase class I/II-fold pyridoxal phosphate-dependent enzyme has protein sequence MKAYQEMNQDELKTLHQQLSKQYQDMKDLHLQLNMARGKPDFSQVELSMPMLDTINSHYDFSKQKDYCNYGILDGIDEAKKFFADMVETTPDQIIVYGNSSLTIMFDQISRGYTHGYLGNTPWCRLDKIKFLCPVPGYDRHFAITEHFGFEMIPIPMDDNGPDMDLVEKYVQEDESVKGIWCVPQYANPSGITYSDEVVERFAHLKPAAKDFRIFWDNAYVVHHLYNDKQSHVKDILKACQDAGHPDMVFEFCSTSKVTFPGAGVAAMATSMNNKKDTLKHMTVQSIGHDKLNQLRHAKYFQNFESLTEHMQKQADLLRPKFEMVIDIFEKELADLQIGTWTKPLGGYFITFEALQDCAKDIVQKCKEAGVILTDAGATFPYGKDPHDSIIRIAPSYPPLEELKQATDLFVLCVKLVSVEKLLEIR, from the coding sequence ATGAAAGCATATCAAGAGATGAATCAAGATGAATTAAAAACTTTACATCAACAATTATCAAAACAATATCAAGACATGAAAGATTTGCATTTACAGTTAAATATGGCACGTGGAAAACCTGATTTTTCACAGGTTGAACTTTCTATGCCAATGTTAGATACAATCAATAGTCATTATGATTTTTCTAAACAAAAGGATTATTGTAATTATGGGATCTTGGATGGTATTGATGAGGCCAAGAAGTTCTTTGCTGATATGGTAGAAACAACACCTGATCAGATTATTGTTTATGGCAATTCAAGTCTAACAATCATGTTTGATCAAATCAGTCGTGGTTATACACATGGTTATTTAGGAAATACACCTTGGTGTCGTTTGGATAAAATTAAATTTTTATGTCCTGTACCAGGTTATGATCGTCATTTTGCGATTACTGAACATTTTGGTTTTGAAATGATTCCAATTCCAATGGATGATAATGGTCCCGATATGGATTTAGTAGAAAAATATGTTCAAGAAGATGAAAGTGTAAAAGGAATCTGGTGTGTCCCACAATATGCTAATCCATCTGGAATTACATATAGTGATGAAGTCGTTGAAAGATTTGCACATTTAAAACCAGCTGCTAAAGATTTTAGAATTTTCTGGGATAATGCCTATGTCGTTCATCATCTTTATAATGATAAGCAAAGTCATGTCAAAGATATTTTAAAAGCTTGTCAAGATGCTGGTCATCCTGATATGGTGTTTGAATTCTGTTCAACTTCTAAAGTCACTTTCCCAGGAGCTGGTGTGGCAGCGATGGCAACTTCTATGAATAATAAAAAAGATACATTAAAACATATGACTGTACAATCTATTGGTCATGATAAATTGAATCAGTTAAGACACGCTAAGTATTTCCAAAACTTTGAAAGTTTAACTGAGCATATGCAAAAACAGGCTGACTTATTAAGACCAAAGTTTGAAATGGTTATTGATATTTTTGAAAAAGAATTAGCTGATTTACAAATTGGAACATGGACAAAACCATTGGGTGGATATTTTATTACTTTTGAAGCACTTCAAGATTGTGCCAAAGACATTGTTCAAAAATGTAAGGAGGCTGGTGTCATTTTAACAGATGCTGGAGCAACTTTCCCATATGGAAAAGACCCACATGATTCTATAATTAGAATTGCACCTTCTTACCCACCTTTAGAAGAATTGAAACAGGCAACTGATCTTTTTGTCCTATGTGTAAAACTTGTTAGTGTTGAAAAATTATTAGAAATAAGATGA
- a CDS encoding ATP-binding cassette domain-containing protein, producing the protein MLVLKNIHLAFDHDLIKNGEIEVVDGQLTVLFGPSGSGKSSLLYDMAFLTNQAQMDYSFNGIDVKTLSHHEIKDIQRNQISFVFQNIPLFNSMTLMENIRFFSSLTHDTFDEEKARQYLTDLELYLDDHTSIEHLSGGERQRLAIICALMKDTPYIFMDEPTAYLDEDNRQEFIKILELLKNQYHKTIIIASHDDLLKEVCDTIYEIENQTIHCIKHENHRENKMTYQKTSHIFHKLSVFFQFQFYKERWKHRFFQIFLTFILFMSTFMGVYFQYYQKQLMQSVEEYKSLQLVVEMENNIGSTQLREIESMEHIQRVEKIYPLITNNNYLICPYLETDFFYNDIEETFDTQSYTGIYINYETYRDTKDYPIEIVLDNQTIHLQPQFQLKRTFEPYTLNTSFARIIYMPYDDYINIYNQIDMENNQTPFALISLDDKECYIDVLEALSLKYDGMTLQSHQDIFMLLDVKNMADYLSGTMIVLIFIIVVISIVLLKMNDYYHSRFSEVLLEANGIENRKIMKARIQRECLLYIVPIVVVYIGLIICYWGLDMLSGIIAIYSLIILIAMTVFIFVVSMMIYMIIRKIFPTTKILKSI; encoded by the coding sequence ATGTTAGTTTTAAAAAATATTCATTTAGCATTTGATCATGATTTAATTAAAAATGGAGAAATAGAAGTTGTTGATGGACAATTAACTGTTCTTTTTGGACCAAGTGGTTCAGGGAAAAGTAGTTTATTATATGATATGGCTTTTCTAACGAATCAGGCTCAAATGGATTATTCTTTTAATGGAATTGATGTTAAAACTTTATCACATCATGAAATTAAAGATATTCAAAGAAATCAAATTTCATTTGTATTTCAAAATATACCATTATTTAATAGTATGACTTTAATGGAAAATATTCGTTTCTTTTCTAGTTTGACACATGATACGTTTGATGAAGAAAAAGCAAGACAATATTTGACAGACTTAGAACTTTATTTAGATGATCATACATCTATTGAACATTTATCAGGTGGAGAAAGACAACGTTTAGCGATTATTTGTGCTTTAATGAAAGATACACCTTATATATTTATGGATGAACCAACAGCTTATTTAGATGAAGATAATCGTCAAGAATTCATAAAAATATTAGAATTATTAAAAAATCAATATCATAAAACAATAATTATCGCAAGTCATGATGATTTATTAAAAGAAGTATGTGATACGATTTATGAAATAGAGAATCAAACTATTCATTGTATAAAACATGAAAATCATAGAGAAAACAAAATGACTTATCAAAAAACATCACATATTTTTCATAAATTATCAGTTTTCTTTCAATTCCAATTTTATAAAGAGAGATGGAAACATAGATTTTTCCAAATCTTTTTAACGTTTATTTTATTTATGAGTACATTTATGGGTGTATATTTCCAATATTATCAAAAACAATTAATGCAGTCAGTAGAAGAATATAAAAGTTTACAGTTAGTTGTTGAAATGGAAAATAATATTGGTTCTACTCAATTAAGAGAAATAGAAAGTATGGAACATATTCAAAGAGTAGAAAAGATTTATCCCTTAATAACAAATAATAATTATTTAATATGTCCTTATTTAGAAACAGATTTCTTCTATAATGATATAGAAGAAACATTTGATACACAATCATATACAGGTATTTATATCAATTATGAAACTTATCGAGATACAAAAGATTATCCTATTGAAATTGTTTTAGATAATCAAACAATACATCTACAACCCCAATTTCAATTAAAAAGAACATTTGAACCCTATACATTAAATACATCTTTTGCACGTATTATATATATGCCTTATGATGATTATATCAATATTTATAATCAAATAGATATGGAAAATAATCAAACACCATTTGCTTTAATATCCTTAGATGATAAAGAATGTTATATTGATGTTTTAGAGGCATTATCTTTAAAATATGATGGGATGACTTTACAAAGTCATCAAGATATATTTATGTTGCTGGATGTTAAAAATATGGCTGATTATCTTAGTGGGACAATGATTGTATTGATTTTTATCATTGTTGTGATTTCTATTGTTCTTTTGAAGATGAATGATTATTATCATTCAAGATTTTCTGAAGTCTTATTAGAGGCTAATGGAATTGAAAATCGTAAAATTATGAAAGCACGTATTCAAAGAGAGTGTCTTTTATATATTGTTCCTATTGTTGTGGTATATATTGGATTGATTATTTGTTATTGGGGATTGGATATGTTAAGTGGAATTATTGCGATATATTCATTGATTATATTGATTGCTATGACAGTCTTTATATTTGTTGTATCCATGATGATTTATATGATTATAAGAAAAATCTTTCCTACAACAAAAATACTCAAATCAATATAG
- a CDS encoding vWA domain-containing protein: protein MITSELKSKLKKDTVLYARMPIHLQIDESIEHSSKIQNHHGYITLGEKAPYRYLANFHPQGYEMVMEGLLFHELASLLYSNFSILSKTYEDAKETLHQTNHATKYFLDQKIAYPDLKNILTRYVYQTNLPLVLKAIEEGAIENALGIEYPETWNALMYARQAIINHFMQSEQSKQDTTFLMDKIIKEIMVICTYGYRFQLNQSIIYLPHYLPESFEDIRKLAIKARLLTHNTKERLKLAQDILSLCQPIMDETVKEIFDTIQNGSKIAGVTQSLFSQMASEIAVQFQKGSSSQDKPQQTPTKYQLDLSEEDFRRIESLENEAEKTQNHQILQEIHRREEKQRKQQEKSFQSKTYQSTIEQSIVLSPLERTTPTQYGAIALRSQNESIIRSNKLARLFKRERMYASKSQTKHRLDYGKQLDQQNLYRATLDGRVFKEHKQGKKKDLCVYILVDTSESMRGEKIINTMKGCFELARVLQTLKIPFCISAHKALGQTQVQLTEIIAFQDCQKRYLLNCIYAMHTSGGTHEDIALEYVLKKLAQYKRHRKGFVFVLSDGDTHGVEHIHELTRLYKKDKDIDVIGIGIQTAPLITQTYPNALFIEDIETLPDMLIQKLKDIAI, encoded by the coding sequence ATGATAACGTCTGAATTAAAAAGCAAACTCAAAAAAGATACAGTTTTATATGCACGTATGCCCATCCATCTCCAAATTGATGAAAGTATTGAACATAGTTCTAAGATTCAAAATCATCATGGATATATTACACTTGGTGAAAAAGCACCTTATCGTTATCTAGCAAACTTCCATCCTCAAGGCTACGAAATGGTTATGGAAGGATTATTATTCCATGAATTGGCCTCATTACTTTATAGTAATTTTTCTATTTTATCCAAGACTTATGAAGATGCCAAAGAGACACTGCATCAAACCAATCATGCTACCAAATATTTTTTAGATCAAAAAATAGCTTATCCTGATCTAAAAAATATTCTCACAAGGTATGTATATCAAACCAATTTACCACTTGTCTTAAAAGCCATTGAAGAAGGTGCCATAGAGAATGCTTTAGGAATAGAATATCCTGAAACATGGAATGCATTAATGTATGCCAGACAAGCTATCATCAACCATTTTATGCAAAGCGAACAATCCAAACAAGATACAACCTTTTTAATGGATAAAATCATCAAAGAAATTATGGTCATTTGTACTTATGGTTATCGTTTTCAACTCAATCAAAGTATTATCTATTTACCTCATTACTTACCTGAAAGTTTTGAAGACATTAGAAAACTTGCTATTAAAGCTCGTTTATTAACACACAATACCAAAGAACGTTTAAAACTTGCACAAGATATTTTATCGTTATGTCAACCTATTATGGATGAAACGGTGAAAGAAATTTTTGATACAATTCAAAATGGTTCTAAGATTGCTGGTGTGACACAAAGTCTTTTCTCTCAAATGGCAAGTGAAATTGCTGTTCAATTTCAAAAAGGTTCATCCTCTCAAGACAAACCTCAACAAACTCCAACAAAATATCAGCTTGATCTTTCAGAGGAAGATTTTAGACGTATTGAATCACTTGAAAACGAAGCTGAAAAAACACAGAATCATCAAATCTTACAAGAGATTCATAGACGTGAAGAAAAACAAAGGAAACAACAAGAAAAATCTTTTCAATCCAAAACATATCAATCCACTATTGAACAATCGATTGTTTTATCCCCTTTAGAAAGAACAACCCCTACCCAATATGGAGCGATTGCTTTAAGAAGTCAAAATGAAAGTATTATAAGAAGTAATAAACTAGCCAGATTATTTAAACGTGAAAGAATGTATGCTTCCAAAAGCCAAACCAAACATAGATTGGATTATGGCAAGCAATTAGATCAACAAAATCTCTATCGTGCCACATTGGATGGTCGTGTATTTAAAGAACATAAGCAAGGTAAGAAAAAAGATTTATGTGTCTATATTCTTGTGGATACAAGTGAATCTATGAGAGGTGAAAAAATCATCAATACCATGAAAGGTTGTTTTGAACTTGCGAGAGTTTTACAGACACTTAAAATTCCTTTCTGTATTTCTGCACATAAAGCCTTAGGACAAACACAAGTTCAACTTACAGAAATCATTGCATTTCAAGATTGTCAAAAAAGATATTTATTAAATTGCATTTATGCAATGCATACATCTGGTGGCACACATGAAGATATTGCTTTAGAATATGTTCTTAAAAAACTTGCCCAATACAAAAGACATAGAAAAGGTTTTGTCTTTGTTTTATCTGATGGTGATACCCATGGTGTTGAGCATATTCATGAACTGACTCGACTCTATAAAAAAGATAAAGATATAGATGTGATTGGAATTGGTATTCAAACTGCTCCTTTAATTACACAAACTTATCCCAATGCTTTATTTATTGAAGATATTGAAACCTTACCTGATATGTTAATCCAAAAACTTAAAGATATTGCAATCTAA
- a CDS encoding DDE-type integrase/transposase/recombinase, whose product MNTITHILNNLNSFSKSNFKFSKYIDFFQLINSIPHSVEYHLNSSDFIYHLEQVTIHLDWMIDFFDKHINPSLKKEFKKLKKSNKNDHTIPYADFKIDEPPVFKKEAPVQLSFEDILRNALKDGRPIKPVNRRNNNFDFKGVYPFCGAPHEYIYDNNGRGQFMCKVCCQTFSLKISLSGETGIFCPHCGKKLDMKHDRQGYLVFVCPSMKCPYYIKNKKLVDEGKGEHLLTSSNQYRLRYHYRDFKFNLDSLKKTEENITTPVNLSRIHFDHRILGLALTYYVNYGLSSRKTALIIREVHGFKISHQTVINYATTVSRLVKPLVDRYPYRLGSILSGDETYIKIRGKNHYVFFWSDPKTKIITSYTIYPVRDTKCACTSIYECLSHYSEIPDDMTLITDGNPIYNAAQVFFEINGIKFDLHQVIGVKNLDEESQKYRPFKQIEERLNRTYKQNYQGTNGYDRLECANSYMVLFVCFFNFLRRHSALNYKTPVDDGLFKKDMLMPDRWLQLIEYSSQYHAA is encoded by the coding sequence ATGAATACTATAACACATATCTTAAATAATTTAAATTCTTTTTCTAAATCTAACTTTAAGTTTTCCAAATATATTGATTTCTTTCAGTTGATAAATTCTATCCCTCATTCTGTTGAGTATCATCTTAATTCCTCTGATTTTATTTATCACCTTGAGCAGGTGACAATCCATCTCGACTGGATGATTGATTTCTTTGATAAACACATCAATCCCTCTCTTAAAAAAGAGTTTAAGAAATTAAAGAAATCCAATAAGAATGATCATACCATTCCTTATGCCGACTTTAAAATTGACGAGCCTCCTGTCTTCAAAAAGGAAGCACCTGTTCAGCTGAGTTTTGAAGATATTCTTAGAAATGCATTAAAGGATGGTCGTCCTATCAAGCCCGTCAACAGAAGAAACAATAATTTTGACTTTAAGGGTGTCTACCCTTTTTGTGGTGCTCCTCATGAATATATCTATGACAACAATGGTCGCGGTCAATTCATGTGCAAGGTATGCTGCCAGACATTCTCCCTGAAGATCTCTCTTTCCGGTGAAACGGGCATCTTCTGTCCTCATTGTGGCAAAAAGCTTGATATGAAGCACGACCGCCAGGGATATCTTGTTTTTGTATGCCCAAGCATGAAATGCCCCTATTACATCAAAAACAAAAAGCTTGTCGATGAAGGAAAGGGAGAACACCTTCTGACTTCAAGCAATCAGTACAGGCTTCGCTATCACTATCGTGACTTCAAGTTCAATCTTGACAGTCTTAAAAAGACTGAAGAAAACATCACAACTCCTGTCAATCTTTCAAGAATTCATTTTGATCACAGAATCCTTGGATTGGCATTGACCTATTACGTCAACTATGGTCTTTCTTCAAGAAAGACTGCACTGATCATCAGGGAAGTCCATGGCTTTAAAATATCACACCAGACAGTCATCAACTATGCGACAACTGTATCACGTCTAGTCAAGCCTCTTGTTGACAGGTATCCATACAGGCTTGGCTCCATATTGTCCGGCGATGAAACCTATATTAAGATAAGAGGCAAGAATCATTACGTGTTCTTCTGGTCTGATCCCAAGACAAAGATCATCACTTCTTACACAATTTATCCCGTAAGAGATACAAAATGTGCCTGTACATCTATTTATGAGTGTCTAAGTCATTACAGTGAAATCCCAGATGACATGACTCTTATAACAGATGGGAATCCAATCTATAATGCAGCACAGGTTTTCTTTGAAATCAATGGAATCAAGTTTGACCTGCATCAGGTCATCGGTGTAAAGAATCTTGATGAGGAATCACAGAAATACAGACCTTTCAAGCAGATTGAGGAGCGCCTCAACAGGACATACAAGCAAAACTATCAGGGAACAAATGGCTATGACAGGCTTGAATGTGCAAATAGTTATATGGTCCTGTTTGTATGCTTCTTCAATTTCTTAAGAAGGCATTCAGCACTGAACTATAAGACGCCTGTTGATGACGGTCTGTTCAAAAAGGATATGCTTATGCCTGACAGATGGCTGCAACTTATCGAGTACAGCTCACAATATCACGCAGCATAG
- a CDS encoding ATP-binding cassette domain-containing protein translates to MLEVKNINISFQRNIFNNAKIKFYDSCIHAIVGKSGSGKTTFLRSIIQDSSRVQMEISYNEEVISEKDDFVRKHIGYVDQLGSYFPNMSIKQHFSFYAKMKGEKISVHDINEFLSRVNLHHVNIKKSPSVLSIGERKRFLIALALYCDKDIIILDEPTASLDKKNIALLKEVLLSLKDKTIILTTHTQEILEICDVVYRIENQQFECEKNDNDKSKKENKTHEIKNYRFSPIKYFQYKTPIQWIQLIGMIVISVFILAQSLPLTQSFLIANTINPQVTNQSSKEMIFLRNRSGQLYSIYAPAYEDEIIQPFSKDDMNKIKDMEGVKGIETFTSIKLFNPHNTEEAQNMEVIDEQENSTVYSVDEGSGAPAIFPYYEYNDFNKHDQGVYISSWLSKIYNIQVGDTIKAKFYVPYQQYVLGDNPYRKISYVLKEVELKVARVLSDEESYSSIATDLMIYVPDNIFNDILNSVDQNDEEIITPGIIRASEKVDPIPYTVDEYVIFVDEDYVSDVYNAILEMDDSYDVYSTYMTYLEADVMQREAFQTKLISTGGICGIGIIAFITIQYFLMKSRKEEIELLKNNGIKRKQIYQSILFENGVYFIVTCGIGLLLSYLYQSYIEDFTNVLLFSGVIIVISFVLLCVNVIVSQFILKKKKHIKKIRL, encoded by the coding sequence ATGTTAGAAGTAAAAAATATCAATATATCTTTTCAAAGAAATATATTCAATAATGCCAAGATTAAGTTTTATGATTCATGTATTCATGCGATTGTTGGGAAAAGTGGCTCAGGAAAGACAACATTTCTAAGAAGTATCATTCAGGATTCTTCTCGTGTACAAATGGAAATATCATATAATGAAGAAGTAATCAGTGAAAAAGATGATTTTGTCAGAAAGCATATTGGTTATGTGGATCAGCTCGGAAGCTATTTCCCTAATATGTCTATCAAACAGCATTTTTCTTTCTATGCCAAGATGAAGGGTGAAAAGATAAGTGTTCATGATATAAATGAGTTTTTATCAAGAGTCAATTTACATCATGTCAACATCAAGAAATCACCAAGTGTTTTATCTATTGGAGAAAGAAAGAGATTTCTGATAGCTTTAGCTTTATACTGTGATAAGGATATTATAATCTTAGATGAACCTACAGCCTCACTTGATAAAAAGAATATTGCTTTGTTGAAAGAAGTCTTATTATCATTAAAAGATAAAACTATTATTTTGACAACACATACACAGGAAATATTAGAGATATGTGATGTTGTATATAGGATAGAGAACCAACAATTTGAATGTGAGAAAAATGATAATGATAAGTCTAAAAAAGAAAATAAGACACATGAAATCAAAAACTATCGTTTTTCACCAATCAAATACTTTCAATACAAGACACCAATACAATGGATTCAACTTATAGGAATGATAGTGATTTCTGTGTTTATCTTGGCACAGTCATTACCATTAACACAATCCTTTTTGATTGCGAATACGATAAATCCACAAGTTACGAATCAATCATCAAAAGAAATGATATTTTTAAGAAATAGAAGTGGACAATTGTATTCAATATATGCTCCAGCATATGAAGATGAAATCATTCAACCTTTTTCTAAAGACGATATGAATAAAATTAAGGATATGGAAGGAGTGAAAGGGATAGAAACATTTACCTCTATAAAACTTTTTAATCCTCATAATACAGAAGAAGCACAAAATATGGAAGTCATAGATGAACAAGAAAATTCCACAGTTTATTCAGTTGATGAAGGAAGTGGAGCGCCTGCTATTTTTCCTTACTATGAATATAATGATTTTAATAAACACGATCAAGGAGTTTATATTAGTTCTTGGTTATCAAAAATATATAATATTCAAGTAGGTGATACGATAAAAGCAAAGTTTTATGTACCATATCAACAATATGTTTTAGGTGATAATCCCTATAGAAAAATTTCATATGTCCTAAAAGAAGTTGAATTAAAAGTAGCGAGAGTACTAAGTGATGAGGAATCTTATTCATCAATAGCAACTGATTTAATGATTTATGTACCTGACAATATATTTAATGATATATTAAATAGTGTTGACCAAAATGATGAAGAAATTATAACGCCCGGGATTATAAGAGCTTCAGAAAAAGTAGATCCTATTCCATATACAGTAGATGAATATGTTATTTTTGTAGATGAGGATTATGTAAGTGATGTTTATAATGCCATTTTAGAAATGGATGATAGCTATGATGTGTATTCGACTTATATGACATATCTCGAGGCAGATGTAATGCAACGTGAGGCATTTCAGACAAAACTGATTAGCACAGGAGGTATTTGTGGTATAGGAATTATCGCATTTATAACGATCCAATATTTCTTGATGAAATCAAGAAAAGAAGAAATAGAGTTACTAAAAAACAATGGAATAAAGAGAAAACAGATTTATCAAAGTATTCTTTTTGAAAATGGTGTTTATTTTATTGTAACATGTGGTATAGGATTGTTGTTATCTTATTTATATCAAAGTTATATAGAAGATTTTACCAATGTACTTTTATTTAGTGGAGTGATTATTGTCATTAGTTTTGTTTTATTGTGTGTGAATGTCATTGTGTCACAATTTATCTTAAAGAAAAAGAAACATATCAAGAAAATACGATTATGA